From the Garra rufa chromosome 17, GarRuf1.0, whole genome shotgun sequence genome, one window contains:
- the sla1a gene encoding src like adaptor 1a, translating to MGNVMRQEKTNPEPNNFDSMFKDCDSLVVLCDYPCRDISEPIYKIGDKLKGLSEDGCWWKVRSLQTGTENYIPSNYVAKVYHGWLFEGISRQKAEELLSLPGNGVGSFLIRESPRDRGVYSLSVRHRTIKHYKIFRLTNSWYYISPRLTFQCLEDMVNHYCDSSDGICCVLSAPCLALSNPAPSTTQEAPPVVMRRNLDWKKVNKSQLMTPSELDNVDSKNNMMSYGVRSSIAAYLSLTAVPELENAKGRKKKSKSVYVMPDHSNVNEEEDY from the exons ATGGGGAATGTGATGAGGCAGGAAAAGACGAACCCAGAGCCAAACAACTTTGATAGCATGTTTAAAG ACTGTGACAGTCTAGTGGTGCTCTGTGATTATCCATGTCGAGACATTAGTGAACCCATCTATAAGATAGGGGACAAACTCAAAGGCCTCTCTGA AGATGGTTGCTGGTGGAAAGTCCGTTCTCTTCAAACAGGAACTGAGAATTACATCCCAAGTAATTATGTGGCAAAGGTTTATCATGG ATGGCTGTTTGAAGGTATTAGCAGACAGAAGGCAGAAGAGCTTTTGTCATTGCCTGGTAACGGTGTTGGATCGTTCCTTATAAGAGAAAGTCCGAGAGATAGAG GCGTATATTCTCTCTCTGTGAGACACAGGACCATAAAGCACTATAAAATATTTCGTCTAACTAATAGCTGGTACTACATCTCCCCACGGCTTACCTTTCAGTGTCTGGAGGACATGGTCAATCACTACTGTG ACTCATCAGATGGTATATGTTGTGTTCTCAGCGCTCCGTGTCTAGCTCTGTCAAACCCTGCCCCGAGCACAACCCAGGAAGCCCCACCTGTGGTAATGCGCCGTAACTTGGATTGGAAGAAAGTGAATAA GTCACAGTTGATGACCCCAAGCGAGCTGGATAACGTGGACAGCAAAAATAACATGATGAGCTACGGTGTGAGGAGCAGTATCGCTGCCTATCTGTCTTTAACAGCAGTACCTGAGCTAGAGAACGCCAAAGGCCGCAAGAAGAAGAGCAAGTCTGTCTATGTGATGCCTGACCACAGTAACGTAAATGAAGAGGAGGACTATTAA